The following are encoded together in the Bradyrhizobium genosp. L genome:
- the pdhA gene encoding pyruvate dehydrogenase (acetyl-transferring) E1 component subunit alpha produces the protein MAAPKKTAAKESGQEKAGSPPELTRDQELKALRDMLLIRRFEEKAGQLYGMGAIGGFCHLYIGQEAVVVGMQMALKKGDEVITGYRDHGHMLATGMEAKGVMAELTGRRGGYSRGKGGSMHMFSKEKHFYGGHGIVGAQVPLGTGLAFANRYRGNDNVSVTYFGDGAANQGQVYESFNMAELWKLPVIYVIENNRYAMGTSVSRASAQQDFSKRGVSFNIPGKQVDGMDVRAVKAAGEEATAWCRGGNGPIILEMQTYRYRGHSMSDPAKYRTREEVEKVRHDQDPIEQVRNRLLEAGVSEQDLKAIDGEVREIVNAAADFAQHDPEPDPSELYTDIYR, from the coding sequence ATGGCCGCACCCAAGAAGACCGCCGCGAAAGAATCAGGGCAGGAGAAGGCAGGTTCTCCGCCCGAGCTGACCAGGGACCAGGAGCTCAAGGCGCTGCGCGACATGCTCTTGATCCGCCGCTTCGAGGAGAAGGCCGGTCAGCTTTACGGCATGGGTGCGATCGGCGGTTTCTGCCATCTCTATATCGGCCAGGAGGCCGTCGTCGTCGGCATGCAGATGGCCTTGAAGAAAGGCGACGAGGTCATAACCGGGTACCGGGACCACGGCCACATGCTGGCGACCGGCATGGAAGCCAAGGGCGTGATGGCGGAACTGACCGGGCGCCGCGGCGGCTATTCGCGGGGCAAGGGCGGCTCCATGCACATGTTCAGCAAGGAGAAGCACTTCTACGGCGGTCACGGCATCGTCGGCGCGCAGGTGCCGCTCGGCACTGGCCTCGCCTTCGCCAACCGCTATCGCGGCAACGATAACGTCAGCGTGACCTATTTCGGCGACGGCGCCGCCAACCAGGGCCAGGTCTATGAGAGCTTCAACATGGCGGAGCTCTGGAAGCTGCCGGTGATCTATGTCATCGAGAACAACCGCTACGCCATGGGCACCTCGGTGTCGCGCGCGTCAGCGCAGCAGGATTTCTCCAAGCGCGGCGTCTCGTTCAATATCCCTGGCAAGCAGGTCGACGGCATGGACGTGCGCGCGGTGAAAGCCGCGGGCGAGGAGGCCACGGCCTGGTGTCGCGGCGGCAACGGGCCGATCATCCTGGAGATGCAGACCTATCGCTACCGCGGCCATTCGATGTCCGATCCCGCGAAGTACCGCACCCGCGAGGAGGTCGAGAAGGTCCGCCACGACCAGGATCCGATCGAGCAGGTGCGCAACCGCCTGTTGGAGGCCGGCGTCAGCGAGCAGGACCTCAAGGCGATCGACGGCGAGGTGCGCGAGATCGTCAACGCGGCTGCCGACTTCGCCCAGCACGATCCGGAGCCCGATCCCTCCGAGCTCTACACCGACATCTACCGCTGA
- a CDS encoding FtsB family cell division protein: protein MVSRTRLKSILTGLALYTLAALMVGYFGVNAYTGKYGLNARQELDQEIIALTSELARLKKERAEGEQRVSLLRSDRVDPDMLDERARFQLDYVNPRDLVRINKPN from the coding sequence ATGGTCTCCCGCACACGCCTCAAATCGATCCTGACCGGGCTTGCCCTCTACACGCTGGCGGCGCTGATGGTCGGCTATTTCGGGGTCAATGCCTACACCGGCAAGTACGGCCTCAACGCGCGGCAGGAGCTCGACCAGGAAATCATCGCGCTGACCTCGGAGCTGGCGCGGTTGAAGAAGGAGCGGGCCGAGGGCGAGCAGCGGGTGTCGCTGTTGCGCTCGGATCGCGTCGATCCCGACATGCTCGACGAGCGTGCGCGCTTCCAGCTCGACTATGTCAATCCGCGGGACCTGGTTCGGATCAACAAGCCGAATTGA
- a CDS encoding NADPH-dependent FMN reductase translates to MAYNIVTIVGSIRKESFSLKIANAMAKLAPASLKLDVTTLQGISFFNQDLEAAPPADWTTFREKLQKSNGVLFVTPEYNRAIPGVLKNAIDVASRPYGKSSFLGKPIGIISNSPGPLGGVSAAKTLQNILPGISGPIMGQPEAYLNGVGDAFDEKGKLIKDSLKTVLQQYLDAFAAFIEKQHR, encoded by the coding sequence ATGGCCTATAACATCGTCACCATCGTCGGCAGTATCCGCAAAGAGAGTTTTTCGCTCAAGATCGCCAACGCAATGGCCAAGCTCGCGCCCGCCTCGCTGAAGCTCGACGTCACCACGCTGCAGGGCATCTCCTTCTTCAACCAGGACCTTGAGGCCGCGCCGCCGGCGGACTGGACGACGTTCCGCGAGAAGCTGCAGAAGTCGAACGGCGTGCTGTTCGTAACGCCCGAATACAACCGCGCGATCCCGGGCGTGTTGAAGAACGCCATCGACGTTGCCTCGCGCCCCTACGGCAAGAGCTCGTTCCTCGGCAAGCCCATCGGGATCATCTCGAACTCGCCAGGCCCGCTCGGCGGCGTCAGTGCCGCAAAAACCCTGCAGAACATCCTGCCGGGCATTTCGGGCCCGATCATGGGCCAGCCGGAAGCCTATCTCAACGGCGTGGGCGATGCGTTCGACGAGAAGGGTAAGCTGATCAAGGACTCGCTCAAGACCGTGTTGCAGCAATACCTCGACGCCTTCGCGGCGTTCATCGAGAAGCAGCACCGCTAA